The Penaeus vannamei isolate JL-2024 chromosome 16, ASM4276789v1, whole genome shotgun sequence genome includes a window with the following:
- the LOC138864466 gene encoding uncharacterized protein: protein MQKSVEYLVIYKGAFDKANGEVIMYELAMLGVTGTLLKWIGDYLSERRACVWFQGCLSEEKNLELGTPQGGVLSPTLFNVLMNRISSESYPQGVQPIIYADDILIQGTTQRRLQTALNNFSKLAQTLGLVINEENTKFQSKQRGNVRLSLNDKQVEKVLTYKYLGVYSGFTASSKDAEVNHILTQCRARIRPLRALACRGVGAGVPLLRLIYISTIRALVDYAAQALSIACQLKATYSHKINNLTRLNIAHVYCDGSVLEDGRAGCGVIIRQFTGSGVVTTSTGMRLSNHISSTQAELWAILTALKEIEIINKDSYFFVDSRGALDSLNSKNPVFGHIVGECRLIAHRLQSQGHVIAFVWIPSHVGVTFNEAVDEIAKGATRKHEVDIHCMRTFKQAKSNIKRIRLGYEYY, encoded by the exons ATGCAGAAAAGTGTAGAGTATTTGGTGATTTACAAGGGAGCCTTTGATAAAGCCAACGGAGAAGTGATTATGTATGAGTTGGCAATGTTAGGGGTCACGGGAACGTTGCTTAAGTGGATCGGTGACTATTTGTCTGAGAGAAGAGCTTGTGTGTGGTTTCAAGGCTGTTTGTCAGAGGAAAAAAATCTTGAGCTGGGAACACCACAGGGAGGCGTTTTAAGCCCAACACTTTTTAATGTACTGATGAACAGAATATCCTCAGAGAGCTATCCTCAGGGCGTCCAGCCAATTATATACGCAGATGATATATTGATACAAGGGACTACACAGCGCCGTTTACAGACGGCGCTGAACAACTTTAGTAAACTTGCTCAAACGTTAGGGCTGGTTATCaatgaagaaaatacaaaatttcAGAGCAAACAAAGGGGCAACGTGAGACTCAGTTTAAATGACAAACAGGTGGAGAAAGTATTGACATATAAATATCTGGGAGTATACAGTGGCTTTACTGCGTCAAGTAAAGATGCTGAGGTGAATCATATATTGACTCAGTGTAGGGCGCGAATACGGCCGCTCAGAGCACTTGCTTGTCGCGGAGTAGGAGCTGGGGTGCCCTTGCTGAGGCTAATCTACATTAGTACGATAAGAGCCTTGGTGGATTATGCAGCACAAGCACTTTCCATAGCCT gtcaacttaaagcaacgtacagccataaaataaataatctaaCACGACTTAACATTGCTCATGTTTACTGTGACGGGTCAGTCCTGGAAGATGGCAGAGCTGGGTGCGGAGTAATCATCAGACAGTTCACTGGGAGCGGAGTGGTCACCACAAGCACTGGGATGAGACTAAGCAATCACATATCTTCAACACAAGCTGAACTATGGGCAATACTGACGGCGCTTAAAGAGATTGAAATCATTAATAAGGATTCCTACTTCTTTGTGGACAGCAGGGGAGCACTGGACTCACTTAACAGCAAGAACCCTGTGTTTGGCCACATAGTTGGCGAGTGTCGTTTGATAGCTCATAGGTTGCAAAGTCAGGGGCATGTGATTGCATTTGTGTGGATCCCTTCGCATGTAGGTGTCACCTTCAATGAAGCTGTTGATGAGATCGCCAAGGGGGCGACCAGGAAGCATGAGGTAGACATTCACTGCATGCGGACTTTTAAACAGGCAAAGAGCAATATCAAGAGAATCAGGCTtggatatgaatattattag